A single genomic interval of Prochlorococcus marinus XMU1406 harbors:
- the lptB gene encoding LPS export ABC transporter ATP-binding protein — translation MNLKIHNVSLSIKGRLIVNDVCITVNPGEVVGLMGPNGAGKTTTFNLAVGNIKPDKGEILMNGKNITNLPLTIRSRLGLGYLTQEASIFRDLTVKDNIDLALQNSSYSRAAIRNRREQLINEFNLNNFVDNYGYQLSGGERRRCEIARALTVGRKGPKYLLLDEPFAGIDPLAVNDLKKLILKLRNDGVGILITDHNVRETLLITNKSYVLSEGKILANGSSNELADNPIVRKYYLGDNFKL, via the coding sequence ATGAACTTAAAAATTCATAATGTATCCCTTTCAATTAAAGGGAGATTAATCGTAAATGATGTTTGCATAACTGTAAATCCAGGAGAAGTTGTAGGTTTGATGGGACCTAATGGTGCTGGGAAAACTACCACTTTTAATCTTGCTGTTGGGAATATAAAACCTGATAAAGGTGAAATTTTAATGAATGGTAAAAATATAACCAATCTACCTCTCACAATTAGATCAAGACTTGGTTTGGGTTATTTAACGCAGGAAGCGAGCATATTTAGAGACCTTACTGTGAAGGATAATATAGATTTAGCTTTGCAGAATTCATCCTATAGTAGAGCAGCAATTAGAAATAGAAGAGAACAATTAATTAATGAATTTAATTTGAATAATTTTGTAGATAATTATGGTTATCAACTTTCAGGAGGAGAGAGGAGGAGATGTGAAATAGCCCGGGCTCTTACTGTAGGTAGAAAAGGACCTAAATATTTATTATTAGACGAACCTTTTGCTGGAATCGATCCTCTAGCTGTGAATGATTTAAAGAAACTAATTCTTAAATTAAGAAATGACGGTGTAGGGATTCTTATTACAGACCATAATGTAAGGGAAACACTTTTAATTACTAACAAATCATATGTATTAAGTGAAGGAAAAATTTTAGCAAACGGATCATCAAATGAATTAGCTGATAATCCAATTGTCAGGAAGTATTATCTAGGAGATAATTTCAAACTTTGA
- the typA gene encoding translational GTPase TypA, protein MSSSIKEIRNVAIIAHVDHGKTTLVDALLSQSGIFRDNEVIPTCVMDSNDLERERGITILSKNTAVNYKDTRINIIDTPGHADFGGEVERVLGMVDGCLLIVDANEGPMPQTRFVLKKALEKGLRPIVFVNKIDRPRVVPEIAIDKVLDLFLELGADDDQCDFPYLFGSGLSGFAKEEMESNSDNMMPLFEAIIRHVPPPVGDANKPLQLQITTLDYSDFLGRIVIGKIHNGTIKNGQQASLIKENGKTIKGKVSKLLGFEGLQRIDINEAFAGDIVAVSGFDDVNIGETIACSDSPHPLPLIKVDEPTLNMTFVVNDSPFAGKEGKFVTSRQLKNRLERELLTNVALRVEETDSPDRFSVSGRGELHLGILIETMRREGFEFQISQPQVIFREIDDVECEPIETLVLDVPEVSVGSCIEKLGSRKAEMKNMQTSSDGRTQLEFLVPSRGLIGFRGEFVRITRGEGIMSHSFYEYKPKTGDFETRRNGVLIAFEEGVATFYALKNAEDRGVYFIKPGVKVYKGMIIGENNRPQDLELNICKTKQLTNMRSAGAEELDTLQSPVDITLERALEYIGPDEMLEVTPDSIRMRKINKKKKN, encoded by the coding sequence ATGTCATCTTCGATAAAAGAAATTAGGAATGTTGCAATTATTGCCCATGTAGATCATGGGAAGACAACCCTTGTGGATGCTTTGTTATCTCAATCAGGAATATTTAGAGACAATGAAGTTATTCCTACATGCGTAATGGATTCGAATGATCTTGAAAGAGAAAGAGGAATAACAATACTCTCAAAAAATACAGCAGTTAACTACAAAGATACCAGGATTAACATTATAGATACACCAGGACATGCAGATTTTGGAGGAGAAGTCGAGAGGGTATTGGGAATGGTTGATGGTTGCCTGCTTATCGTTGATGCAAATGAGGGGCCAATGCCGCAGACAAGATTTGTTTTAAAAAAAGCACTAGAAAAAGGACTTAGGCCTATTGTTTTTGTAAATAAAATTGATAGACCAAGAGTAGTGCCAGAGATAGCAATTGATAAGGTACTGGATTTGTTTTTAGAATTAGGAGCTGATGATGATCAATGTGATTTCCCTTATCTTTTTGGAAGCGGCTTATCTGGTTTCGCAAAAGAAGAGATGGAATCTAATAGTGACAATATGATGCCTCTTTTTGAAGCTATTATCAGACATGTTCCACCTCCAGTAGGTGATGCAAATAAGCCTCTTCAGCTACAAATAACTACTTTGGATTATTCTGATTTCTTAGGCAGAATTGTAATTGGAAAAATTCATAATGGAACTATCAAAAATGGTCAACAAGCTAGTTTAATTAAAGAAAATGGAAAAACTATTAAAGGTAAGGTTAGTAAATTACTAGGATTCGAAGGATTACAAAGGATTGATATAAATGAGGCATTTGCGGGAGATATCGTTGCCGTTTCTGGTTTCGATGACGTCAATATTGGTGAGACCATAGCATGTTCCGATTCTCCCCATCCACTTCCATTAATCAAAGTTGATGAACCCACCTTAAATATGACTTTTGTTGTTAACGATTCTCCATTTGCGGGTAAAGAAGGAAAATTTGTTACTAGTAGACAATTAAAAAATAGATTGGAAAGGGAACTTTTAACAAATGTTGCCCTGAGGGTCGAAGAAACTGATTCTCCTGATAGGTTCTCAGTCTCAGGAAGAGGAGAATTACATTTAGGTATTCTAATTGAAACGATGAGAAGAGAAGGGTTCGAGTTTCAAATCTCACAACCTCAAGTAATTTTTAGAGAAATTGATGATGTTGAATGTGAGCCTATAGAGACCTTGGTCCTAGATGTGCCTGAAGTATCCGTTGGTTCATGTATAGAGAAACTTGGATCGAGAAAGGCGGAGATGAAAAACATGCAGACAAGTTCAGATGGGAGAACTCAATTAGAATTTCTTGTTCCATCAAGAGGACTAATTGGATTTCGTGGTGAATTTGTTCGTATTACAAGAGGTGAAGGTATCATGAGTCACTCATTTTATGAATATAAACCTAAAACAGGAGATTTTGAAACTAGGAGAAATGGAGTCCTTATAGCTTTTGAGGAAGGTGTAGCCACATTTTATGCATTAAAGAATGCGGAAGATAGGGGAGTTTATTTTATTAAACCTGGAGTTAAAGTTTATAAGGGAATGATAATCGGAGAGAATAATCGACCTCAAGATCTTGAGTTGAATATATGTAAAACTAAGCAGTTGACTAATATGAGGTCTGCAGGGGCAGAAGAACTTGATACTTTGCAGTCACCTGTTGATATTACCCTTGAAAGAGCATTAGAATATATTGGACCAGATGAAATGCTAGAGGTAACACCGGATTCAATAAGAATGAGAAAAATAAATAAAAAGAAAAAAAATTAA
- a CDS encoding DUF309 domain-containing protein — protein MNEESTKSFKDSLFTALNLFNNHEWYEAHDAFEEIWNSVDGDERQVIQGILQVSVSQFHLSKGNLNGATILLGEGLGRIKTRTKINLGIDLESFCLCLEDLLRKLQYKELLSENDKPFLKPL, from the coding sequence ATGAACGAAGAAAGTACAAAAAGTTTTAAAGATTCCCTTTTTACTGCTTTAAATCTTTTTAACAATCATGAATGGTATGAGGCTCATGATGCTTTTGAAGAAATATGGAACTCCGTTGATGGTGACGAAAGACAAGTTATCCAGGGAATTTTACAAGTATCAGTTTCTCAGTTTCACTTAAGTAAGGGTAATTTAAATGGAGCAACTATTTTGCTTGGAGAGGGTTTAGGCAGAATAAAAACTAGAACCAAGATTAATTTAGGGATTGATCTTGAATCCTTCTGCTTATGTTTGGAAGATTTATTGAGGAAATTACAATATAAGGAGCTATTAAGTGAGAACGACAAGCCTTTTTTGAAACCTCTTTGA
- the ccsB gene encoding c-type cytochrome biogenesis protein CcsB: MILDNLIKNLIYDPVSVLGLLVFYFLLVNLPISLGAVFKKKSSSTVRLLTILVNLLITLQLLFRWSISGHFPISNLYESLYFLAWGITIGQLLIEREYQSPIIPSIAIPIELLTVAFACFVLPDDLKLSSNLVPALRSSWLVMHVSVVMLSYAALIIGSLLSVSVLFINKNKPLQIRSSSTGIGGFKLTNNYPLNGIVEPIEFSHSEELDTLSYRSILIGFVLLTLGLISGAVWANEAWGTWWSWDPKETWAFISWLFYAAYLHMRISKGWQGRKPALLASIGFLVVLVCYLGVNFLGIGLHSYGWIFG; encoded by the coding sequence ATGATACTAGATAATCTTATTAAAAATTTAATATATGATCCAGTTTCAGTCCTAGGTCTTTTAGTCTTTTATTTTTTATTAGTTAATTTACCAATATCTTTAGGTGCAGTTTTCAAAAAAAAGTCTTCTTCTACTGTAAGACTTCTAACAATTTTAGTGAATTTATTAATAACATTACAATTACTTTTTAGGTGGTCAATTTCTGGACATTTTCCTATTAGCAATTTGTATGAATCTCTTTATTTCCTTGCTTGGGGGATCACAATAGGACAACTATTGATTGAGAGGGAATACCAATCTCCAATAATCCCCTCAATTGCCATACCTATTGAGTTGCTAACTGTTGCCTTTGCTTGTTTTGTTTTGCCTGACGATTTGAAACTATCATCCAACTTGGTTCCAGCATTAAGATCTAGTTGGTTAGTAATGCATGTTAGTGTCGTAATGCTTAGTTATGCTGCATTAATAATAGGTTCTTTACTTTCAGTATCTGTTTTGTTCATTAATAAAAATAAGCCGCTTCAAATCAGAAGTAGTTCTACTGGTATTGGAGGGTTCAAACTTACTAACAACTATCCTTTGAATGGTATAGTTGAACCTATTGAATTTTCTCATTCAGAAGAATTAGATACGTTAAGTTATCGTTCTATATTAATAGGTTTTGTTCTTTTGACTCTCGGTTTAATTTCAGGAGCAGTCTGGGCTAATGAGGCCTGGGGCACATGGTGGAGTTGGGATCCAAAAGAAACATGGGCGTTTATCTCATGGTTGTTTTATGCCGCTTATCTGCATATGAGAATCAGCAAGGGTTGGCAAGGACGCAAACCAGCATTATTAGCATCTATTGGCTTTTTAGTTGTTTTAGTATGTTATTTAGGAGTTAATTTCTTGGGAATAGGCTTACATAGTTATGGCTGGATATTTGGGTGA